AAGTCCAATACcccctcctccaggaagtcttcccagCAGGCCATCTCGCCTGTGTTGAGCTGGTTGGCGCGTGCTTGTTTGCTGCCTCTTTCTAGCACTTTGCACGGCTCCAGGGCGCCATTGGTGTTAACTGATGACTGCTGGTCCCTTGAAGGAGGCCTGGAGAGGGATGGGGCGCCGAAGGGCCccgaggcagaggttaagtgaactTACCCAGGAGAGCCGAGGGCGGCCAGCAGAGGGGCGATGGCCCTGCCCCAACCTCTACACTCGCCCCAGAAGCTAGGCCCCCTGCCATCCCAGCACTGCCCACACGCTGTGCTCAGGGCACATCCCGGCATCGGGGGAGGGGAGTCCACTGGCTCCCatcagagaaggggaggaaaggctgtagtgtgcccacagagaagacCAGCAGAGCGGCAGCGCCTCCTTCCAAGAAGAACAAGATGGGGCAGGGCTGCCGCTCTGACCGGAGGACGAGGCCTTGGGCAGGACAGCCTTCCCCCCCCGGGGCCTATATAGGGGTGCTTCCCAGAAAGGGTGCACCCCAGAGGAGGGGCCTCAACGCTCCAGCATGGATGTCAAGGCAAATTCAGGAAGAAAGCCCACAAGAAAGGGCTGGGCCTCCCCCATCCACGCACAGGCACAGAAAGGCAGGGCCGAGCCAGACAGACTAGGACTGAGCTCCCAGGTGGACAGCGTCTGAGACCTCCTGAGGATTATCTCCTCACAACTACCTATTCTCCCCATTCAacaatggaagaaactgaggcaggcggGCCCAGAGCTCCAAAGTGTCTGTGGCTGAAGTGAATTCAGCTCTGGGTTCGATGCGAGGTGGCGCCCCCAGGGGCAAACAGACAAGGTGGGCCGAGTCCCAAGGCCGAGGATGGACAAAAGGGGGCGAGCGGGCTGGCCTGGCCTGGCTCTTAGGAAGGACAATCCTGGGCCACATCCAGGAGGCGATCCGCAGAAGCGAAGGAGAAGTCCGCCATCAGCCCACCCAGAAGAAGAGCCGATGGAAGGGGCCCACCTGGTTGGCCAGCCCACCATTTGCGCCGGCTCCCCTGCCACAAGGAAAGCAGCTCTTCACTTTGTGCCTTGCCTCCAGGATGAGGGCAAACGGACAGGGAGAGCAGGCCGAGGGTCGGACATGCTCCCTGGTCAGAGGCTTCCAGCGGTTGGGGCAGAGGCAGGATCTCGGGCCAAAGCCTCTGGGGGGACAAACTCGAGGATCAGCcggaggaaggaggaaaaccaGAATCGTTAAGTGCCCTGAAGAGGTGGATGCGCCGGGGCCCTTGTCAGccagaagagaggagaaatgcaGAGAAACAGCAGCTCAGGTGGCTCAGGAGGGCAAAAGGCCGGCCGGAGCCAGGCAGCAGAGGCGCCCAAAGGGCTCTGGATGAGGGTCTGGCTGGTTTGAGCTGTCCTGGGAAAGGGGGTGAAGGTAGGCTCACGGCCCTCGCCTGGGCTGAACCTCTCGAGTCCTCGGAGCTGTAAATGGCAAAGCCCGACGGCCAGCcgggaggaagggaggatgggAGAGGGCCTGGCCGGCCCGATGGGTTCAGTCTCCAAAGAACCTGCAGACACCCCACCAGAGCCCCCATCGGCGGCGTCCCTGGTCAGTCAGTCACGCTCGGTGACATCCGAAGGATCACAGACATGAGTGAGATGCCCGGGGCGGACTAGAGAAGGGCAAATGTCCAAGTACCAAGAAGGGAGGAAAACGGATGCTCTGATGGCAACGAGCCAGCGACCCAcctagaagggaggaaggaagggctgGGGGGAGCCCCGGCTGCATCAAGAATTGAGCCATTCAGGAGCATCCACAAAGCAGTGGAGCAGAGGAGGCCGCCGAGTCTGGGTCTGGTCACAGAAAAGGAGGCCGCGGCGCGGCAGGCAACAACACCCGGCCGGAGCCAGCAGCACCCAGGTCGATCTCGGGCTGTGATGCTCCCCTCGGTGCCGGGGGCTTCCCGATCCTGTGCGCCGTGACCCCAGGCCGGAGACACCCACTCACTGGACGGCGGGCAAGTCTCCGAGCCGTCCACGGGGCTCAGTGGCCTGTCCAAGGGCCAGAAGAGCAGGCGCTGCTCAGAAAAGGTCTGACCCGCGGCCCCAGCCCTCTCCAGGCAGCCCCTTCCTACCCAGCCAGGCCTTTCTCCATCCTCATGCCGGGGCCTCGCTCCTCTTCTCTGGGCTCCCCCAATTCCTGTCTCTTTGGGCAGCAAAGCGAGTGCTTCACTCTGGACACGGAGCCACCTGCAGCCAGACAGGGAGCAAGAGATCAAGGGCTGGGGGGCAGCGAAGCCTGACCGCCGAGGACGACCCTCAGACCCAACCAGGGCTGGGAACCCCCTTCCGGAATCCCGGGGACCACGAGGGCCTGCGCCTGCCCTTCTGGGCCCTCAGGTCTTGGGGGCAGATGgctggctcaatggacagagccCCGGGGCCAgaggtgggttcaaatctgacctcagagcagctgggtgaccctggccaagtcacttaactgctgcctCACCCTTCCCActactctgccttggaatccacaCAGGGTACTGAGTCTAAGAGCACAAGCGAACATCTCGTACTGCCCCAACAGAGCTTCCAGGAGGGGCCCTGCCGGGTCTGACTTCCAACACCGGCTTCTCCTTCCCTGCCTGCCCTTCTCGGGATGGCAGGAGCCCCGCCTAATCTCTCAGGCCCTTCCGGCCCCCCCCTCGCTGCCCCAGAAACAGCGAGCTTCACATCCGGGCCCACAGCTGCCACCAGGCCTACAGGGGTGTCCATGACCCTTCCCTGGGAGGGGCTCCCACCGGCCCCCCGCCACCGCCCCCCGCTTTGCTTTGACTCTCACCTGCCAGCACCGTGCCCGAGCTGGACTTGGGAAAATGGGAATTGGAAGAAGTCATACCTACAGGAAGACATCCGGGAGTCAGTGCCCCGTGTGCGGCGGGCAGGCTGGCAGCCCCTGGAGGGAGCCTGGGCCTGGAGTCACCGTGTGACCCCGACCTTGGCcactctgactcagtttcctcacatgtaaaatggagaaGCCCCTCTGCTGGGCTTTCAGCCAGTGCCTGGCACCCATCATGCTCTCTGGCCCCTTCCCCCTCCCGGGGGTCCCTCGAGGCCCCGGGATGCCCGAGCCACTCCGTCCTAGCCTCCGCTTCTGTCCCGTCAAGCCCGGCACCCCCCGGCTCTGACTTTTCAGGGCTTTGCTCTGGGGCGCCGAGACTGACCTGCCAGCACTCGGGGCCTCGGGACAGGCCCCCAGACCTCTCCCCAGAGACCCAACCATCCCACCCAGTCGTTATTCCACAAGCCCATTCGACTCGGGACACCCAGGCTTAGCCCTTAGTGCGCTGGACTGAGCCCTCGAAGGACTCTCCCGCTGTCAGATGGACCCGAGGCCAAATCCAGCCTGGGACCCTTTCTTTAACTCTGGCTAAGTGGCTcgagctctgcctcagtttcccctcccgTAATAAACAGGGCTTGTCATGGCAATCACAGCCCTTTTCTCCCAGGGTCCATGGAGAACACCTGGTCTTCCTGCCCGCCCCAGGCCGGCCCTGCCGCCAGAACACGAAGCACGACCCCAACTCCAGGGGTTACCAGGTCAAACCGAGTGACGGGGCCAGTGACCTGGAGGGAGGGGAGGCCGCCGGGCCATGCTAAGGAGCCTGCAGGTCAGTGGAGAGTGCCAGGCCTCGAGTCAGTTCAAATGGAACCCGGGCGGTCCCTTCACCTCTGCCCGCCTGCCTCAGCTATGAAATGGGGGGATGATGCGCAGTGCCTGGCTCGGCCCTCCCTTCAGGAAGTCGCAGGTTTCCCCACGGAGCGCCTCCCCCACAGCACGAGGCCGgggtgaggtgggggtggggtggggtgggggcggcgtgggggagggggagatccAGTCACCTGCGGGAGGGCTGGGGCCGCCTACCTTTCCGCTGCAGCTTCTGATTCATTATGAGTTTATAGTGAAGATCTGAAATCAAGCAGAGATTGGGGTGTCTTTCTGGCCCCCCAACTTCCCGGCCGGAATCCCCCCGCAGCCTTCAAAGGGCCCAGAGCAGGCCAGGCCATTGGATCGTGCACCAGCCAGAACTGTGGTCCCAGGCAGCGGCAGCGGCCTCCCCTTCCCAGCTCCGCTCCAGCGCCTGAAACCTCgcttttctcagctgtaaaagcGGCTGCTGTGAGCGCGGTGCTGGGGCCATCGGGAAGGCCCTGGGACGCAGAGCTCCGTGGCTGCCCTGGCCGGGACCCCTGCAGGCAGTGTGGCCCGGGAAGGCCGGGCTCCCACTCCCCCCATCCCCGGGCGGCTCTCTGGAGAACCCCGCGCTGCCCCCGCCGCCGCCGGCCCCTCACCGCGGTTGTCCCTGCGCAGCCGCTCCACCTCGGCGTGCAGACTCAGCAGGGTGTCGGCGTGCTGCTGCTGCACGAACTGCAGGCTCTTCTCCAGGTCCACCACGCGCTTCTGCAGCGCGGGCGCCCCGGCCGGCGGCGCAGTCACCACGGGAGCGGGGCCGATACCCAGGACCGGCCCGGGGCTAGGCGGCTGTTGCGGCTGTGGCTGCGACTGAGGCTGCGGCTGCGGCTGAGGCTGAGGCTGCGGCTGCGGCTGCGGCTGCGGCTGCGGCAACGTCGGGGCCCGCAGGCGGCCCAGGCTCGCTGCCGAGGCCGGGTTCGAGGTTTGCGGGCCGAACCCGCCCGCCATCCCGGGGCAGCTCATGGCGGCGCCGCCGGGTCCCGGGCCCTCACATGCGGGCCGCCTGCGAGCCTCGCCCCCGGCCCAGCCGACCGCCCCGCTCCGCACCGCCGCGACCGCGACCGCGACCGCCCCGGGCCGCTGCACGCAAGTCCCTGGCCCTCGGACCGCGACCCCAGACCGGTTTCTCTGGCGCTGCCGACCCCGCCGCCGGCTCCTCGACTGGCTCTGCCGCGTTACCATGGTTACCGCACGCCGAGCGGCCACTCTTCCCCCGACCGCGCGCCCGACTCTCATTGGCTGCTAGCTTCGATTGGCTGATCTTCCAGAGAATGGGCGGGGCGATAGAAAAAGATCTGAGCCTCCATTGGCTGAATTTCTGGGGGCGTGAGAGTTGGTTGGAGACTGGACGGTCTCCGTGAATGTGTGCAGCTAGAAAGTCTTCCTGACGGAAACGGAGAGAGGCGTGTCCAAGGCCCGAGCCTCACCCCATTGGCTGACTTCCTCCACCGCTCGCGCGCAGAGGGCTGCTTTAAGTGGGCTCACCATAGcgctctccctcttccctcaagTCCGTCAGTCCGTCTATAAGTCCATTCTTCCTAAGGTCTTTCTATCCTTCGTCTCTCCGTCCACTCTCGCTccgtccatccattcatccatccagcCACCAGCGCCATTTCTTCGGCCGGCCGCTTAGAAAGCCCCCTTGACAGCTGCGTGGAGGAAAGCCTAGAGCCCGCAGAGACTTGACTGTAGTCCCGGCAACGACTCCTTTCAGGATGTTCTAAGCTTCCAAACCACTTTGGAAGTTCCGGGGCTGGTCGAGTGCTCTAGAGGCTCTTTGGTTGGCCCTGCTTCCTTCTACAGATCTCATCGTCTTCCCCGCCCGTTTAATGTATTAATTTCtgcccttcctttttctttgttcatggcggatgtcttttatttttattactttatttagaatattttccatggttacgtgattcatggttccccccttccctccccctcccggagctgacaagcagtccCACTGATTCgggtatcattattcaaaacctatttacggGTTAttcccccaatcatatccccatggaaccaCGTGATCGATCCTaggtttttcttgtgtttctgctcccacagttcttcctctgaacgtggacagcgttctttctcataagtccctcaaaattgtcctgtaCGAGGTCTGCCTGgtgctgctcctttcactctgcatccattcctggaggtcgtcccagttcacattaCTTTGAatccagttcatcattactttggacacaatagtattccatcaccaacatataccacaatgtgttcagccattccccaattgaagggcagcccctagttttccaattttttttgccaccacaaagatttgcagctatgaataatttgtaaagtctttttccttattatttctttgtaacACAaactagcagtggtatggctggatcgaaggtcAGGCAGCcacttaaagccctttgggcttagttccaaattgtcttccagaatggttggatcaattcacaagtccaccagcaatgcatcagtgtcccaattttgccacatcccctccaacatttatcactttcctttggtgccatattggccaatctgctaggggtgaggtgatgcctgagttgttttgattcgcatttctctaatcaggggggatttagaacactttcatgtgcttattgatagttttgatttcttcatgtgaaaactgcctatggGCCTTTGGCCATTCATTGATTGGAGAATGCTGTTCTTTTTTTGTAAGCCTGTATgtgttcctttctttctcccactttggttttgtttggtgAACTCACTCTTTGGGAGCACCTGGCTCCGGTCATCTGTTCTCCTAGCTCTGCCCTGCCTTCACTAAGCTAGCACTGGCTGATGACCAGACTTCTGAAAGGAGGCTGAATTCCAATGTGTAAATCTGAATTTTATGTTGACTACttggggggaagaggagaatgACAAGCTTATTTCCTCACTGAGAATAAATTGGGAATGCCATTAACTCCTGTGGACCTcaatttcttatttgtaaaatgagaagtgaaCTAAAAGATCTATTAGGgcctcttctgccttttttttttcattcttacctTCCGTCAAGTCAATTGGTTGTAGagcaggagtggtaagggctaggcaagggaggGTTAagtgcttgcccagggtcacagagccaggaagtgtcttaaggccaaatctgaacccagaacctcccatctctgggcctggctctcaatccactaagccacctggctGACCCTGCTCCCCTTTCCACTCCTAATATTTCTGGCTTACTATACCATGCTACTATCAGCAGAGAGGTGTAGtcatctttcctccttttttagtTTTGCATTTCCTGCCCCATCTAAACCCCCccaaggaaggggagggagagactccatttcccagaatgttATGGGTCAAAGGTATCAAAGCAGGGGTGGCTAGAGAAAGAGTGCCACAAGGACAAAAAAGAGAAGAGCTGCCAGGTTATGTTAGCTTCAGGGCAAAATGAGAAATGAGGGAAGATGCTTTGAACTGCCTGCCCCATTTCCCTTTTGCAATTATAAGAGGCACTTAAAAATGCCCTCCACCACCTGTTTTTACAGCCTAACTTTCTATATTCATGGCCTGTTCAATAGATTTTGACCTTGCGATGGTGTATGGTGTAAAGTACTAGTCTGATCCTAATTGCTGACAAAtagcttttccattttttttttaggtcttCTTCAAAAGGGAACCATTACCCACTAATTGGAGTTCTTGGGTTTATTTAAACACTTAAAGGACTTAAAAAGAATAACCACAAACCCTCTCCATTTCTTACGTACATAGTCTGTTTTACTCCTTGGCTTGTCGCCACTACCCAACATTTTTGATGACTATTACTATGTAGATTTGAAATCTGGCAAACATATATTTGACCAAAATATGAAAGTCACATCGTAAACAATTTAGAAGAGAACAGGATATGGTACAACTTTTTAAACTAAGCTAcggaaagagataaagagaaaatcaATGATTTTGACTGCAGGTAATAAAAAAATATCGACACAGACAAAATGTGTATTGATGAAGACTCAGACACATGGTAGGAAAGTACTTGTATTAAATATCACTGATAAAAGTTGGATAGCCCAAATCCAGGGGAATGATGCACCAGAAACCATTTCCCAATAGAGAATTGTATGTGCTAACTACCCCAGGGAAATGTCCCAATTGTTAACAAGGAAGGACCAGAAGCTCCACCTGTGATGTCAACAACTCAGGGAACTCTCACATAAACCCTCTTGATGTAGGCTgacatctccattttacagcttaATTTCAGGGTTGCCCAGAGCTCCTGAGAAATATGAGTTCAGGATCACCTGGCCAGTATGGGAGAGGTGAAACtcgaatttgggtcttcctggctttaagaCTGGCTCTCTCCATTCTGCCAGATTATCTTGCTGTAAGAGAATTATTAAACAAAACAAGCTTGAGCATTTCACTTCACTCCAAACTAGCCACAATGAAAAAAGACGGAAGGATTGAGTGTTGGTGGGGCTGGGTAAAGACAGGCACATCCACAAGCTCAGAGAAACTTCCCGAGCGTTCCTTCAACTACTTTGGATTTGCCATTCTGGATATCCAATCCTAGGACTCAACTCCTCTTTGACTGGGGCATCCCACTGTTGGGCCCATATTCCAAGGAAGTCCAGGACAGAAGCAAAGATCCAAATACTCATAGAAACACTTTGGGTCCCTTTATTGATAgccatttttttaatctcatctTCATTTTCAGATAGAatgtccctcccctccccagaagATAGCCTtccatcccttgtaacaaagaaattttaaaaaggaaaacagttcAGTAAAATGAATCAACCTATCAACCGAGTCAGACAAAACCAGCTATCTTCCCCACCAAGAGTCCTTCCACTGCTCCTCTTCAGGGAGGAGTTGGTCCTTTTGATGTCCTCTTAGACCGTGTTCTGGTTCCTGCTACATCGGTTCACTTCAGTCTCCCATGATTCTCTGAATTCATATTCCTTCTTTCTTACAGCACAAGATTATTTCTAGAACAcagagaagaaccaggaacaaAGGAGACACGCTCATGGGTTGGAAAAATGGTTCCACAAGAAAGGCCAAGTGTAGACCACCAAGCACTGATGCACAGAAAGTGGCAGATCCAACACACACCTGTTGCCAGGGAGAGCCTGGAAATGCCACAGCCCGGCCCGTGGGAGCCCACCAGGACAGAACATGGCATATGACATCAGACAAGGTTTCCATGTGGAAtgtttttgcttaactgtttcttGTCACAAGGAAGTGTTGGATCTAGGAAGAGGGTTAGAAAACAGCACGAAAACAGAAAAAGGCAGCAAGAAATGTCTCAGAATTACAAGAGGCAGCATGATAGTAGGAAGGCCTGGCCTGGGAGGTGGACAAATGGGATTTGAATCATGGTTCTGATCCCATCTCGGTGAAGAAATGCTTCTCTGGACCGGTTTCCGCATCTGAaacagggggtgggggtggctccTTGAAGAGCCCTAAGGcgcctcccagctctaaatcctgtgattctCTGGGGGTTTGGTTACTACTGTGATCTGGAGACTGAGGAACTGTGGTCCCTGGCCGAAGATCCAAGGGGGCACTGGATGCCCCGTGCCAGCCTGCCCATCCAGGAGCATTGAAAGCAGGGTGCTGGCGCCCTCCCTGCCAATCACACCATTTCAGGGCCGAGTTTCGCAGGACGTGACACCTGCTTTGAGCACTGTTTGATACGAAAGATACAGATCGCTGAGCTTTCAAGAAGCCATCCTCAAAGGCTTTGGGTGGCCCAGAACTTCTCCAGCAGGATCCAT
This sequence is a window from Monodelphis domestica isolate mMonDom1 chromosome 3, mMonDom1.pri, whole genome shotgun sequence. Protein-coding genes within it:
- the LOC100025547 gene encoding translation initiation factor IF-2 isoform X2: MRVGRAVGGRVAARRAVTMVTRQSQSRSRRRGRQRQRNRSGVAVRGPGTCVQRPGAVAVAVAAVRSGAVGWAGGEARRRPACEGPGPGGAAMSCPGMAGGFGPQTSNPASAASLGRLRAPTLPQPQPQPQPQPQPQPQPQPQSQPQPQQPPSPGPVLGIGPAPVVTAPPAGAPALQKRVVDLEKSLQFVQQQHADTLLSLHAEVERLRRDNRDLHYKLIMNQKLQRKGMTSSNSHFPKSSSGTVLAGGSVSRVKHSLCCPKRQELGEPREEERGPGMRMEKGLAGPPSRDQQSSVNTNGALEPCKVLERGSKQARANQLNTGEMACWEDFLEEGSRRGSPGLQAGPHDVLPAPVQARRGGLLVSEAAPSHAEAVHPPAV
- the LOC100025547 gene encoding coiled-coil domain-containing protein 74A isoform X1, yielding MRVGRAVGGRVAARRAVTMVTRQSQSRSRRRGRQRQRNRSGVAVRGPGTCVQRPGAVAVAVAAVRSGAVGWAGGEARRRPACEGPGPGGAAMSCPGMAGGFGPQTSNPASAASLGRLRAPTLPQPQPQPQPQPQPQPQPQPQSQPQPQQPPSPGPVLGIGPAPVVTAPPAGAPALQKRVVDLEKSLQFVQQQHADTLLSLHAEVERLRRDNRDLHYKLIMNQKLQRKGMTSSNSHFPKSSSGTVLAGGSVSRVKHSLCCPKRQELGEPREEERGPGMRMEKGLAGAEGEAPASRLVPMMSCQPQFKHVVGVSSSLKLPPHMRKLSTLQQCELVIRQLWNANHLQAQELQHLKSVLEDSSRQTGDGLPGGQPNPKPQEGMQFPKVADKNTAKKCLVLAPLPGAERAVLPALKQTLRNSFAERQKKMQAIQSRRLHRTVL